In the genome of Aequorivita sp. H23M31, the window CACCTCAGAAGATAAAGCAAAAGAAACCGTACAGAATTTTACAGCTTATTTGGAAGCCAATAAAGACGAGATCAAGGCATTGAGCATCTATTACAACCAACCTTATAACCGGCGAGATATTACTTTTAAAATGATCAAGGAGGTGATGGAGAAATTGCAAATGGATAAACCCACTTTGGCACCTGAAATGGTTTGGAATGCCTATGCAACTTTAGAAGAAGTAAAAAGCACACAGCCCAAAGATGAATTAACGGCTTTGGTTTCGCTTATCCGAAGGGCTTGTGGTATTGACAGCGAATTAAAAGCCTACGACAAAACCATAGACGAAAACTTTAGAAACTGGATTTTCAAACAAAACGCCGGACAACACAACCGTTTCAACCAGGAGCAGCTGGATTGGTTGCGCATGATCAAAGATCACGTGGTAAGCAGTTATCATATAGAAATGGACGATCTCGATTACACTCCTTTTGATGCCAAAGGTGGAAAAGGAAAAATGTATCAGTTGTTTGGAAAGGAAATGAATGGAATTATTAATGAACTTAATGAAATATTAGCAGCGTAGTCTTGAACCTTGATTTTTAGGATTTTGGGATTTCTTGATTTTTAATATATGGAACATAAAGAACTGACACATGCTATTATTGGAGCAGCAATGGAAGTACATAAAACATTGGGAAATGGCTTTCAGGAGGTTATTTATCAACGGGCTTTGGCTATTGAAATGGCGGATAGAAATATAAATTTCAGTCGAGAGCATAATATGACTATAGAGTACAAAGGACACGATATTGGTATAAGAAGAGTGGACTTTTTTGTAGAAGACACCATTATGGTAGAAATAAAAGCAATCATCAATCTCGAAGACGTGCATTTAGCACAGGCTATGAATTATGTAGAAGCTTATAATTTAGAAATTGGTTTGCTTCTCAATTTCGGAGCTAAATCATTACAATTTAAACGTGTACACAATAACAATAAAAAACCATAAAAAACAATCATGAAATCAGGTAAATCAAGTTTAATCATGGTTGAAGACAATAAAAATCAAGAAATCAAGAAAATCAAGCCATATCAAGGTTCAGACAAGGGGAAAGAGGATTGGGTGGAGTGTTTGTTGGGAGATATTTCATCAAAAATAACAAAGGGAAGCACACCTACAACGTATGGTTACAAATATCAAAATGAAGGAATTAATTTCATTAAAATTGAAAATGTTGTTAAGGGAAGAATTGAATTAAAAAGTATTCATCAATTTATTTCTGAAGAAGCACATAATTCTCAAAAACGTTCACAATTAAAAGAAGGAGACGTTTTGTTTTCAATTGCTGGAACAATAGGTGAAACTTGCTTAATATCTAAAGATGTTTTACCTGCGAATACTAATCAAGCATTTGCAATTATAAATGGGTTTAATAAAGTTTTAGTTGCTGATTTTCTAAGAAAACAACTTGATTCATTTGTTTCGAGAAAATTGAAAGCAAAAGCAAGAGGTGGTGCGATGAATAATGTTTCACTAACAGATTTGAAAGAATTAAATGTTGTGATTCCACCTTTAGTAGAACAAAAAGCCATCGTCAAAAAAATAGAAGAACTCTTTAGCAGTTTAGATAGCGGTATTGCCGACCTTAAAAAAGCACAAGAGCAATTGGTGATTTATAGACAAGCGGTTTTGAAAAAGGCTTTTGAGGGCCACCCTGAAATTCCCTTTGAGAAAATAATTGAGTCATCTCAAAATGGAATTGCAAAGAGAAAAGGTACAGATGGCCGTGAAATAAAAGTTTTAAGATTAGCAGACATTACAAATCTTGAAATAGATAATTCGTCATCGAGATCTATAATTTTAAAAGACAATGAGCTTGTAAAATACAAATTAAACGAGGGGGATTTAATTGTAATAAGAGTAAATGGTAGTGTGGATTTAGTTGGTAGGTTTATTCACGTTAGTCATAAAGATGAAATCGAACTATGGGCATTTTGCGATCATTTTATTCGATTCTCTCTTGACCTGAATAAATGTATGTCAAAGTTCTATTATTATTTTTTCCAATTATCAAAAGTGAGAAAGTTCATAAATCATAATATGGTTTCTTCTGCGGGTCAAAACACAGTCAGTCAGGGCACAATAAAATCTATTTCAGTTCCTCTGATTTCCATCCAAGAACAACACCAAATCGTCCAAGAAATCGAATCCCGTTTATCCGTTTGCGATAAAGTAGAAGAAAGCATTGTTGATAGTTTAGCCAAAGCAGAAGCCCTACGACAGAGTATTCTTAAAAAAGCCTTTGAGGGTAAACTATTAACCGAAGCAGAAATAGCACAATGCAAAGCAGATAAAGATTATGAGCCGGCGAGTGTGTTGTTGGCTCGCATTGAGCGCAGTCGAAATGAGCGGATAAAAAAAGGAAAAGAATAAAAATGGTTGTAACTCATTCGTGAACTACAATTCATCTTGTAGCTCATATTTTTGTATATTTGAGCCATAAAGTTGTTTGTCACTCATTCATAAGCCACAAAAATGAAACCTTATATCCCGAATCCTTTACCGCTTGAAAATATAGAATGGGCCAAACTTATTGACTTGATGGGTAAGGCCAACAGGTATATTGCGCGTTATGATGGATTGCTGCAATCGGTAATCAACCCCGATGTGCTATTGGCTCCTTTACGAACTCAGGAAGCAGTTCACTCATCAAAAATTGAAGGTACGCAAGCCTCTTTAAGAGATGTTTTGCAGTTTGAAGGAGAGCAAAAGGTAGCGGATAACAAAAAAAGTGATATTTATGAGGTCATTAATTATCGTATTGCCTTAAAAGAAGGACGGGAGCAGATGCAAAGTATGCCACTGACCTTAAACCTGATTCGTAAAATGCACGCAACATTAATGCGCGATGTTAGAGGGAGTAGTGCCGATCCTGGAAACTTTAGACGCATTCAAAATTTTATTGGTCCGCCCGGCTCTACCATAGACACCGCTCGATTTGTACCACCAACTGTTCCTGATATGACAGAGGCATTGGGTAATTGGGAAAAATACATGCATCACGAGGAACTGGATGTTAATGTGCAATTGGCCATTGTCCATGCCCAATTTGAAATTATTCATCCATTTTTGGATGGAAACGGCCGAATGGGTAGAATCCTAATTCCTCTATTTTTATATCACAAAAAGATCATTCACGAACCCGTTTTTTATCTCAGTGATTATTTAGAAAACCATCGATCGGAATATTATGATGCATTAAAAAACATTACCGATAGCGGCAGCTGGACAAATTGGATTCGGTTTTTTCTTCAAGCAATTATTGTTCAGGCAGAGAGAAACATCAATAAAACCAGAGCGATCATCAATCTATACGAGGACGTTAAAAAAGAGATTATAGAAAGTACCCGTAGTCAGTATGCGGTACATTGCTTAGATACTATTTTTATCCAACCTATATTTTCATCCAATTATTTTTCAAAACACTCCGGAATACCCAAATCGAGTGCAACGCGGCTTTTAGATATTTTGGTGAAAGAAAGTGTACTGGAAATTGCGGAAGCCGGTTCAGGGAGAAGACCAACAATTTATGCTTTTAAAAGATTATTGACTATTGTAAATGATTAGCAAGACCTTTTGTGAACCACATATAAGTCACAAAACATTTTACAACTCATAATTAAGAAAATATTAGTTATAAAATTATAAACCTATAGATGACAGACGCTTCAATAATATCAAAAATATGGAACCTCGCTAATGTTTTACGTGATGATGGTGTAGGCTATGGTGATTACCTAGAACAAATCACTTATTTGCTATTCCTAAAAATGGCAGATGAACTCAACAAACCGCCTTACAATAAAGGTTTGCTTTTTCCGAAATTAAAGGACGTTGATGGAAATGAAATCGAGGATGGGGAAACGGCAGATTGGGAAACGCTTTCAGGAAAAAGAGGAGCAGAACTGGAATCATTTTACAGTCAGCTGTTGCGTACGCTCAGCACAGAAAAAGGAACTTTAGGACAGATTTTCACCAAGAGCCAAAATAAAATACAGGATCCTGCCAAGCTGTTGAAAGTCATCAACTTGATCGATAAGGAAGATTGGTCCATGATGGGTGCCGACATCAAAGGAAAAATCTACGAGGGTCTTTTGGAGAAAAACGCCGAGGACACCAAAAGTGGCGCAGGCCAATATTTTACACCAAGAGCCTTGATTAAAACCATGGTTGCCTGCGTGCAACCCAAACCAATGAAGACCATTGTAGATCCCGCCTGTGGCACCGGAGGCTTCTTTTTGGCAGCTTATGACTGGATTGTGGAAAACCATCAATTGGACCGGGAAGAAAAAGAGTTTTTAAAGAATAAAACTTTTCACGGCAATGAAATCGTTGCGAACACCCGCAGAATGTGTCTGATGAATATGTATCTGCACAACATTGGTGAAATAGACGGCGAATCATTTATCAATCCAAACGATGCCCTGATTTCGGATGATGGGAGGAGATATGATTACGTACTTGCAAATCCGCCATTTGGCAAGAAAAGCAGTATGTCTTTCACCAACGAGCAAGGAGAAATTGTAAAGGAAGATTTAAGCTACAACCGTCAAGACTTTTGGGAAACCACCTCCAACAAGCAATTGAACTTTTTGCAGCACATAAAAACGCAACTAAAAATTAATGGAGAAGCCGCAGTAGTTTTACCAGACAACGTTCTATTTGAAGGTGGTGCCGGTGAAGAAGTGCGTAAGCAATTATTAAAAACCACGGAGCTGCACACGATATTACGTTTACCAACGGGAATATTCTATGCTCAAGGTGTAAAAGCGAACGTTTTATTTTTCAACAACAAACCAGCAAGCAAAGATCCTTGGACAAAAGAAATTTGGTTTTATGATTACAGAACCAACATACACCACACCCCAAAGAAGAACCCAATGCGCCAAGAGCATTTAGCCGAGTTCGAGGAACTATACAACAGCCAAAACCTAGACAAGCGAGAAGAAACTTGGAGTGAAGAAAATGAAGATGGGCGTTGGCGCAAATACACCTACGAAGAAATTGTAGCAAGAGATAAGACAAGTCTTGACATTTTCTGGTTAAGAGATCAAAGCCTAACCGATCTTGACAACCTCCCCGATCCAGATATTTTAGCTGCTGAGATTATTGAGAATATTGAGGCTGGGTTGAATAGTTTTCGGGAGATTATGGAGGTTTTGGAGGTGGAGGAAGAGTGATTATGATTCCAGGCTTAAAATCATGAGAATATTTCTAATCTTTAAATATCCCAGACATCCCTGTTGAAAAGGAATAGTTAGATCCATAATAAAAAGAAATGAAAAACTACGATTTCCAGATATTATCGCCCTTTGAGTTCGAAATGCTTTCTCGTGATTTACTTCAGCTGCATTTAAATATACACTTGGAATCATTCGGTGAAGGTGCAGATCAGGGGATAGATCTGCGACATTCTAATGGAGAAATATTAATTGTTCAAGCTAAGAGATATAAGACTTATAAATCTTTAGCCTCCAATCTAAAAGGCGAGTTGAAAAAAGCAGAAAAACTGAATCCTGAAAGATATATTTTAACTACGAGTGTTTCCTTAACACCTGGAAATAAAGAAGAAATCAAAAAACTCTTTCAACCCTATATAAAGAGCAGTGAAGATATTTTCGGAAGAGAAGATCTAAATAACCTCTTAACTCAGTTTCCTGAGGTTGAGGACAATTTCAATAAGCTATGGTTATCAAGCACTGATATATTAAAGAAGATTTTTAATAGACAGGTCATTAATCAAACAAAATTTGTTCTTGATGAAATAAAGGAAAAAATAAAAGTGTATGTGCAAAATGATAGCT includes:
- a CDS encoding GxxExxY protein, whose product is MEHKELTHAIIGAAMEVHKTLGNGFQEVIYQRALAIEMADRNINFSREHNMTIEYKGHDIGIRRVDFFVEDTIMVEIKAIINLEDVHLAQAMNYVEAYNLEIGLLLNFGAKSLQFKRVHNNNKKP
- a CDS encoding restriction endonuclease subunit S, whose protein sequence is MKSGKSSLIMVEDNKNQEIKKIKPYQGSDKGKEDWVECLLGDISSKITKGSTPTTYGYKYQNEGINFIKIENVVKGRIELKSIHQFISEEAHNSQKRSQLKEGDVLFSIAGTIGETCLISKDVLPANTNQAFAIINGFNKVLVADFLRKQLDSFVSRKLKAKARGGAMNNVSLTDLKELNVVIPPLVEQKAIVKKIEELFSSLDSGIADLKKAQEQLVIYRQAVLKKAFEGHPEIPFEKIIESSQNGIAKRKGTDGREIKVLRLADITNLEIDNSSSRSIILKDNELVKYKLNEGDLIVIRVNGSVDLVGRFIHVSHKDEIELWAFCDHFIRFSLDLNKCMSKFYYYFFQLSKVRKFINHNMVSSAGQNTVSQGTIKSISVPLISIQEQHQIVQEIESRLSVCDKVEESIVDSLAKAEALRQSILKKAFEGKLLTEAEIAQCKADKDYEPASVLLARIERSRNERIKKGKE
- a CDS encoding Fic family protein produces the protein MKPYIPNPLPLENIEWAKLIDLMGKANRYIARYDGLLQSVINPDVLLAPLRTQEAVHSSKIEGTQASLRDVLQFEGEQKVADNKKSDIYEVINYRIALKEGREQMQSMPLTLNLIRKMHATLMRDVRGSSADPGNFRRIQNFIGPPGSTIDTARFVPPTVPDMTEALGNWEKYMHHEELDVNVQLAIVHAQFEIIHPFLDGNGRMGRILIPLFLYHKKIIHEPVFYLSDYLENHRSEYYDALKNITDSGSWTNWIRFFLQAIIVQAERNINKTRAIINLYEDVKKEIIESTRSQYAVHCLDTIFIQPIFSSNYFSKHSGIPKSSATRLLDILVKESVLEIAEAGSGRRPTIYAFKRLLTIVND
- a CDS encoding class I SAM-dependent DNA methyltransferase; translated protein: MTDASIISKIWNLANVLRDDGVGYGDYLEQITYLLFLKMADELNKPPYNKGLLFPKLKDVDGNEIEDGETADWETLSGKRGAELESFYSQLLRTLSTEKGTLGQIFTKSQNKIQDPAKLLKVINLIDKEDWSMMGADIKGKIYEGLLEKNAEDTKSGAGQYFTPRALIKTMVACVQPKPMKTIVDPACGTGGFFLAAYDWIVENHQLDREEKEFLKNKTFHGNEIVANTRRMCLMNMYLHNIGEIDGESFINPNDALISDDGRRYDYVLANPPFGKKSSMSFTNEQGEIVKEDLSYNRQDFWETTSNKQLNFLQHIKTQLKINGEAAVVLPDNVLFEGGAGEEVRKQLLKTTELHTILRLPTGIFYAQGVKANVLFFNNKPASKDPWTKEIWFYDYRTNIHHTPKKNPMRQEHLAEFEELYNSQNLDKREETWSEENEDGRWRKYTYEEIVARDKTSLDIFWLRDQSLTDLDNLPDPDILAAEIIENIEAGLNSFREIMEVLEVEEE